A part of Escherichia marmotae genomic DNA contains:
- the tpx gene encoding thiol peroxidase codes for MSQIVHFQGNPVTVANSIPQVGSKAQTFTLVAKDLSDVTLGQFAGKRKVLNIFPSIDTGVCAASVRKFNQLATEIDNTVVLCISADLPFAQSRFCGAEGLNNVITLSTFRNSEFLKAYGVEIAEGPLKGLAARAVVVIDENDNVIFSQLVNEITTEPDYDAALAVLKA; via the coding sequence ATGTCACAAATCGTTCATTTCCAGGGCAACCCGGTTACAGTCGCCAATTCCATCCCGCAAGTGGGTAGCAAAGCGCAGACTTTTACTCTCGTGGCAAAAGATCTGTCTGACGTCACCCTCGGTCAGTTTGCGGGTAAACGCAAAGTGCTGAACATTTTCCCGAGTATTGATACCGGTGTTTGCGCCGCATCAGTACGTAAGTTTAACCAACTGGCGACAGAAATCGATAACACCGTTGTACTGTGTATTTCTGCCGATCTGCCATTCGCCCAGTCTCGTTTCTGCGGTGCGGAAGGTCTGAACAATGTAATCACCCTTTCCACTTTCCGTAATAGCGAATTCCTGAAAGCTTACGGTGTTGAGATCGCTGAAGGCCCCTTGAAAGGTCTGGCAGCGCGCGCAGTTGTCGTAATTGATGAAAATGACAATGTGATTTTCAGCCAACTGGTGAATGAAATCACCACCGAGCCGGATTACGACGCAGCTCTGGCTGTACTGAAAGCGTAA
- the tyrR gene encoding transcriptional regulator TyrR — MRLEVFCEDRLGLTRELLDLLVLRGIDLRGIEIDPIGRIYLNFAELDFDSFSSLMAEIRRIAGVTDVRTVSWMPSEREHLALSALLEALPEPVLSVDMKSKVDMANPASCQLFGQKLERLRNHTAAQLINGFNFLRWLESDPQDSHNEHVVINGQNFLMEITPVYLQDENDQHVLTGAVVMLRSTIRMGRQLQNVAAQDVSAFSQIVAVSSKMKHVVEQAQKLAMLSAPLLITGDTGTGKDLFAYACHQASPRAGKPYLALNCASIPEDAVESELFGHAPEGKKGFFEQANGGSVLLDEIGEMSPRMQAKLLRFLNDGTFRRVGEDHEVHVDVRVICATQKNLVELVQKGVFREDLYYRLNVLTLNLPPLRDCPQDIMPLTELFVARFADEQGVPRPKLAADLNTVLTRYGWPGNVRQLKNAIYRALTQLDGYELRPQDILLPDYDAATVPVGEDAMEGSLDEITSRFERSVLTQLYRNYPSTRKLAKRLGVSHTAIANKLREYGLSQKKSEE; from the coding sequence CGATCTACTAGTACTAAGAGGCATCGATTTACGCGGTATTGAGATTGACCCAATCGGGCGGATTTACCTTAATTTTGCCGAGCTGGATTTTGACAGTTTCAGCAGCCTGATGGCGGAAATTCGCCGTATAGCAGGTGTTACCGATGTACGCACGGTGTCGTGGATGCCTTCCGAGCGTGAACATCTGGCGCTGAGCGCATTGCTTGAGGCATTGCCTGAACCCGTGCTTTCTGTCGATATGAAAAGCAAAGTGGACATGGCGAATCCCGCGAGTTGTCAGCTATTTGGTCAGAAACTTGAGCGTTTACGCAATCATACCGCTGCGCAATTGATTAACGGATTTAATTTTTTACGTTGGCTGGAGAGTGACCCGCAGGATTCGCATAACGAACATGTGGTGATCAACGGGCAGAATTTCTTGATGGAGATAACGCCGGTCTATCTTCAGGATGAAAATGACCAGCACGTTTTGACTGGTGCTGTGGTGATGCTGCGTTCGACGATTCGTATGGGGCGTCAGTTGCAAAATGTGGCTGCGCAGGACGTCAGCGCCTTTAGCCAGATTGTCGCCGTTAGCTCGAAAATGAAACACGTTGTCGAGCAGGCGCAAAAACTGGCGATGTTAAGCGCGCCGCTACTGATCACGGGTGACACGGGTACAGGCAAAGATCTCTTTGCTTATGCCTGTCATCAAGCCAGCCCTCGTGCCGGTAAACCTTATCTGGCGCTGAACTGTGCATCTATTCCGGAAGATGCCGTTGAGAGCGAACTGTTTGGGCATGCCCCGGAAGGGAAGAAAGGGTTCTTTGAGCAAGCGAACGGCGGTTCGGTGCTGCTGGATGAGATTGGTGAGATGTCGCCACGGATGCAGGCTAAACTGCTGCGTTTCCTCAATGATGGCACCTTCCGTCGGGTTGGCGAAGATCATGAAGTGCATGTTGATGTGCGGGTGATTTGCGCGACGCAGAAGAATTTGGTTGAGCTGGTGCAAAAAGGCGTATTTCGGGAAGATCTCTATTATCGCCTGAACGTGTTGACGCTGAATCTGCCGCCGTTGCGTGACTGCCCGCAGGATATCATGCCGTTAACCGAATTGTTCGTCGCGCGCTTTGCCGACGAGCAGGGAGTGCCGCGTCCGAAATTGGCTGCCGATCTGAATACCGTGCTGACACGTTATGGTTGGCCGGGTAACGTGAGGCAATTGAAAAATGCGATTTACCGTGCACTAACGCAACTGGATGGCTACGAACTGCGCCCACAAGATATTTTGCTGCCAGATTATGACGCTGCTACCGTCCCTGTGGGGGAAGATGCGATGGAAGGTTCGCTGGATGAGATCACCAGCCGATTTGAACGATCGGTATTAACCCAGCTTTATCGCAATTACCCCAGCACGCGCAAACTGGCAAAACGTCTGGGTGTTTCCCATACCGCGATTGCCAACAAATTGCGTGAATACGGCCTGAGTCAGAAGAAGAGCGAAGAGTAA